One genomic segment of Rhizobium viscosum includes these proteins:
- a CDS encoding phosphotransferase family protein → MAELNTGEFRSLIINIFPELTASVFTLATKGWDSIAIDVDDRLIFKFPRDPAAERALVKEVALLGIIRPSLSMAVPDMRIHDGPPIFSSHAKIRGEHLIAGDYEALPEAARQHLGDDLARFYAELHALDADRLRALGAGPILPWQSPDTVREKALPLLSSEMASYAERIIWDFKALPPDPYGIIYGFFDGHGWNMAFDHAEGRLNGLYDFADSGFGPLHQEFIYSNFISPDLTSRIVSAYETLTGRRLDRRRITILTGFHRLSELAEFADDPAYAGQMIDSVRAWVAVSADAG, encoded by the coding sequence ATGGCCGAGTTGAATACCGGTGAATTTCGCTCACTCATTATTAATATTTTTCCGGAGCTTACGGCCTCCGTTTTCACGCTCGCGACGAAGGGCTGGGATTCGATAGCCATCGATGTGGATGACAGGCTGATCTTCAAGTTTCCGCGCGATCCGGCAGCGGAGAGGGCGCTGGTCAAAGAGGTGGCCCTTCTCGGCATTATCAGGCCGTCGCTGTCGATGGCGGTTCCCGATATGCGCATCCATGACGGCCCGCCGATCTTCTCAAGCCATGCCAAGATCCGCGGCGAACATCTCATCGCCGGCGATTACGAGGCCTTGCCGGAAGCGGCCCGCCAGCATCTCGGCGACGATCTTGCCCGCTTCTATGCCGAACTGCATGCTCTCGATGCCGACCGCCTGCGCGCGCTCGGCGCCGGACCGATCCTGCCATGGCAATCGCCTGACACGGTGCGGGAAAAGGCGCTGCCGCTGCTGTCATCAGAAATGGCAAGTTATGCAGAGAGGATTATCTGGGATTTCAAGGCCTTGCCGCCAGATCCTTACGGGATCATTTATGGCTTCTTCGACGGTCATGGCTGGAATATGGCGTTCGACCATGCTGAGGGCAGGCTGAACGGTCTCTATGATTTCGCCGATTCAGGCTTTGGCCCGCTGCATCAGGAATTCATCTATTCGAATTTCATCTCGCCCGATCTGACATCACGCATAGTCTCGGCCTACGAGACGCTGACCGGCCGCCGGCTCGACCGCCGACGCATCACGATCCTCACCGGCTTCCACCGCTTGTCAGAACTCGCAGAATTTGCAGACGATCCTGCCTATGCAGGCCAGATGATCGACAGCGTCAGAGCATGGGTCGCTGTTTCGGCCGATGCAGGATGA